The sequence below is a genomic window from Pleuronectes platessa chromosome 13, fPlePla1.1, whole genome shotgun sequence.
gagagagaagtgaactGCGACAGCAACTCCGGGGTGGTTTGAGCCTGTGAGTCATCGCTACAGGGTTTAACTCTTTACGTGCCATGGCGACGACAAGTGACGGTGGAAGTGATGGTGAAAGCTTCCCACTGTTTAACACTCAGATGGATGGAGATGCTCATTCACAACCCTCAAGTGAGAAAAGCGAATACTTACTTTGGCACATTATTATGGGACTTTTCTAAAATCAAGTTGCATCTCAATAAACAAGAACCTCACTGATGCTCAGAAAGAATATGTATTCTTTTTAATTCTGCTGAAGCAAGTTTAGGAGTTGAAATGCACCCGAAGATCATTCACATAAACATATCAACTGTGTCCTGCGAATATTAAACGTCTCTCCGGTCAGAACACTTTCTACTGAGCGGCGCTGATGTGCAACAGACTGTGTGCAGGGGCTATTTTTAAATACAGCCATATAGCATATCATAAACCTGAATCATTTATATGGATCTTTTTTTTCAGGAGCGGGCTATTGCGTGTGTTGTGCGATGACGCGGTGGTCAGGTGTCTCCTCATAAAACGAGAGGAGCTGTCCAAGTGCTGAAAACAGAAGAGACCTGCACCGCTCCGGAGGAGATGCTACAAACCCTCACCACTGTCTGAGCTTTATTTCCAAAGGTAGGACGCACATTTCATTTGAAAGCttctagttattttttttttagttcaaaTAAACTGCCTCTCCCACTGTGTTCGATAGGAAGGTggcgttgttgttttttttcaccatcTTCGCAGGTCTCGACTCTTGACACGGGGCTGTTCATTGTGTGGAAATACATCAACAATTGGCGTTTACATAGAGTCGTGTTGTTGCTGTGGTGAAATAaagggaaagggagagagaataTGTTTTAATGATGGCTTATGTTGTTAAGAGGAAATCGGATTCTGAGGTTGCCCATAACAACGCAGGGAGTGACTCATCCAGTGATGTGAATGTGTCTCCACGCGCATCAGCATCATATCATTCAATTTGCACACAGCGTAAGTCCCCGACAGGCACACAGCGCTCGGATCAAAACAGACTACTTCACGCTTATGCTTTTCGAACAAGATTTTGGTAAAAAGGAAAAATTTATAGAAATATGCACATCCTGTtgattttgctttgttttgtttccccgCTGCTTCGCTTATAATTCGTGCTCTCTTGATTTCCAGGTAACAAATCGCCTATAATGCTGCATTTCCACCACAAGTTGCCCGCGGGGGGAGCCGTGGTCCTGCTCGCCTTCCTCCTCCACGGATGCGCCGTGCAGGCTGCGTCTCTCCCCCGCCACTTCAGGCTCCGAGGCGGGGAGAGTGAGGGGCAGCCGGCTGCCTACCCACCAAGCCCCGACATGATGAAAGCCCTGGAGTACATTGAGAACCTGAAGCAGAGGAACGGGGGCCGACCCGAGCCCGCGGATTACGACGAGGTGGACAAGTTCAAGATCCTGCTTCAGCTCGCCGCGCAGCAGGACGAGAGTCCCGGGGATCGCCAGCCTGCTCCCGGCGCGCAGAGGCAGGACATTACCGCCGAGCAGCTCATGAAAGCCCTGCTCAAGTCTCTGCAGGATCAGGCCGGGAGGGAGGCGAAGATCAGCCCCGTGTCTGCGCCCAGGAACGACCGCCGAACGCACAGGCACCGCACCAAAGAAACCGAAGTCCCCCAGAGCCCACCGTCTGAATTCAGCAATTTCCCCAGACCCCACAAGAAGTACCCGCTGATGTTTGAGGATGAGGAGAACACAGACGCGTCAAAACGAGCCACGGAGGACCTGGACGAGCAGTACACTCCCCAGAGTCTCGCCAATTTGCGCTCCATCTTCGAAGAGCTTGGGAGAATGCCCACGTTCGGCGGTCAGAAGAGAGACTTGTTCGGGGACGAcgatgacgaggaggaggacgggttCAGCCTGAGGAGCCAGGCCTACGAGGACGTGGCCGGAGGAGAGGAGTGGGTCCccgtggaggagagggaggagacggaggagatgGTCAACGGCAGCCACGAAGAAATGGCACGGGCGCTCGGTGAGCAGGAGGAAGCCCAGAGAGAGGAGATGCAACGCCGGGCCAACCAGAACCCAGAGGGGGCGGAGGATGACACCAAGCTGGTAGACTATTACCTGTTGAAGGTCCTGGAGATGAGCGACCAGTCGCAGAAGAGGGACAATACCGGGGAGCAGAGAAAGAGACTGATCCGCCCCTCCATCGTGGATCCCCGgacagtgaaggagctgctggagctctCCCTGAAGCTCCACGTCCCCCCACAGGACCTCATCGACATGCTGCTCACACAGGAGCTCAGGAAGCTGCACCGCGACCGCCCAGCCCCGGTGCGCTACACCACCAGCCAGACCCCAAAGATCAGGTACTACAGCCGCAGACTGCCCGTCAAGAGCAAGCCCCCCGTTGAGGACATGGACAGGGAGGACTTTTTAGACATCATCGGAGTGGAGACCATCAGCAACGAGTATCCCGTTCTGCAGAGACCCATGAAGACCTCTCCCTCCGCGGACAGAATCCCACTGGTGTCCAAACCCCCTGCAAATTCAGGGCCGGTCAAAATCCCTTCTGCCGCCGGACGCagggaaaacatgtttttatccgAGCTCAACAAGATGCCCCTGAAGCGACAGTCCGACGGGGccaatgatgaagatgaggacgaTGATGAGGGCGGTGACGTGGAAGACGAGGTGACGACCTACCTGGCTGCCAAAATCCTCACGGAGTACCCCAGCAACATCGCCAAGCGGGACACCCAGGCGCAGCTGAAGGGCCAGTTCCCCTACGAGCTGTACGAGCGCGCCATGAAGGACTACCTGGGCCAAGCGGACACTGCGCTGAGGCCGGTGGCCAAGAGGGAGAGCGAGGTGGCCACGGAGGAGAGGGTAATGCCCACGGAGGTGCAGGGGAAAGAGGAGATATCGGCCAAGACCTCGGCTCCGCAGACCGTGAGCGAAGAGGAAGAAGGGCACCGTGACATGACAGTGGCAGGGATGTAGcccgacacccccccccccccccacccacactcCCCCACCCTGCAAGACGCACGAAATTATGAATATAGTATTTATACTGTCTCAAAAATAAAGTTTGGTGGACGTGATCTAGTTTACAACCATTTCTATTATATGAACTATAGCTGGTATGACTAATGTCACCCCTAAAGAAAATCAACTATAGCAATCGTACAGGTCCAACACAgttttttgaaaagaaaaaaaatatactaGTCCCTACTTGCTGCAAGAATATTTTAGAAATATTATCATTATAGAGAGAGGATATTAAAGGTGCAATCCGTGccgtgaggaggagaaggggtaTCCTCTCAACACCTTGATTGGATGTAAACCTGTTGTTACTCAGAATTTGCCAATGAATACACTTATATTAAAACAAGAACTATAGAGGTTTTGTGATGTTGTTCAAAGTTTGTTAACATTAATGGTGTTTGTAAGCAGGCCTATATTTTCAACTATAATCAGCTGAgtgatggtaaaaaaaaagaagcttattTTTCATGTCAAACTATACGATTACATatgtgaatataaatgtaaattataAAGTATATTGCTGACTGGGCCTTTAAGAACACAAAGTGTATACAGTATAATGGCAGGGGTACAATAGGAATATGTTTTTCTTATAGGACAGCGTGCCGGGCTGAAATCGAGCAGGGTCGTGACTCGTTCTATATTCAGGGTTAGTGGATGTAATGTTACTACTATTATGGATAATTATTTCCAAGTCTAAATATGAGACCGTCGCCTGCCTTCCAACCCTTTCATACTGCGAAGCTCTGTATCGTTGGCCTACCAGTGGTTGTGCTCTGTATGCTCATTTTTAAACCATTTTGTACATGTTCAATAATGTGTGATGAATAACAGATGAATAAAGCATCAGCGGTATTATTTTTCTCCTTGCCGAGTTGTGTTGCCTTATtaaaacaatttcttttttaatcacacCACAGACAGGTTTATCAGAGGAAGCTGGGAAAATATAGTTTTGGGGATAAACACTTTTAATCAAGTTGATCTTTGGCTTGGTTTCTTCAACACTCATTTATTAAGGTGGATTCCTTTGATATGAAATACATCAAATAGAAAATGATTAATCAAAGCAGACTGTTTTatcaaaatacatattttaatcaTAAGATCCAATATTATACATTTCACATCATGAAAAACAGTGATGTTCACACCCACACGAGCATCTGCTCTTTTTCAACACCAATGATCCcacatattaatatttatacagAGTAAAAACAATCTCAAACATATAACTACTTTCATTCATAATTTGTTATTTGCtaaagtacatttttttatttttaacttcacAGAAATTCTGCATAATTTTCAGGCAAACAGTCCACATAGAGTTTTGGGAACAAAGATATCCAATATCCCTGGACCTGTATTACTACTTCATTCACTTTTTAAAGCTTGCAATCAATAACAAAAGCTTTACTCCCCGACCCCTTCCTTCACTTGAATGAATTACTATGAACAAACACACTTACTCTCAAATCAGGTTATATTGCCACGGTGCTTAGAGCAGGAGCAGACATTCGAGACGGCAACTTTTCCCTTTGAAAATCCGCAGTAGAATCAAAGCTGATCCTGTTTTCCATATTCAGAAACTTCTTTGACTCGTGTACAGTACACTTGGTTCCCGTATTCCTCCCGCATTTATGTCCCTTTTCCACGATTTAAAATGCAGGTTTGCTCATATACTCCTCCATGGTCTAGAAAAAAGGCAGAAACAAGAATAATTAGTCATTAGCCTCTTTGAAATGCATCATGATACGATTAATATTCACTGGCACACGTATATAATCACCTGTCATAAAGTGCTGAGCACACCAACAAACGATAGATGACTAACACAAGCACATCTAACCTTTCTGTCCATATTCAAGGGGATCCAAACAGCTCCACCTCAAACCACTCACTGCTGTCATCCTGAAGCGATAATGGGCACAATGAATGGGAGGCTATACTGCACATAGTCCAACTCTAGGTTACAGGTGTTAGTCAGCGCTACTTAGAACAACAGAACGACACACCCAGTGAAACTACAGTAGCACACAAAGCCAGGGACTCTACAGGGAGAACGGGTAGAATTAGTcaaaaacttgtttttaaacCTACGCCACGTTCCAGGGAGATCTGTCTCTCACTCGCCAtaacacaggcagagagagagagagagagagagagagagagagagagagagcgatagatacacacacacacacacacacacacacacacacacacacacacaagcacagacagacGGGAGGGAAaccagcagcacaaacacaaatctatTCAAAAAAGGATCAACAGCTAATATTCAGAAGCCTGTTAGCTATTGGAaggacagagacacaccagGGACTCGGCAGCACCACTGTTAATTGATCTCCTTTTGACACAGACTACTTGCTGGTAagctcacacacaaatagaGACAAGTTCTCATGATGGAGCTTGATGCAGCATTAGTGGTAAATGTTGATGTTCGGTAAATTACAAGGAAAATCAATTTCAACTACAGCTTTCTAATTACCCACCAGCCGAGATTTAAGAAAATAGGTTATCACCTCTAAACTAAATTCCAAATCATGTCACTATTACTCTAATGATTCTGATCCATGCAACACACGCTGCACGGTCACACCACAGATGCAAGCAACGCCCTGTGTTGTTTCtgagtgtttgcatgtgtgtcacAGCAACTCACCTCCTGCAGCATGTCCGAGGCTTCGATACAGCGATTCACAATCTGTTTGGAGGTTTCTTGTATCTCACCGCCAATTAGGAACTCATCCAGGATAAAATAGGCCTTCTCAAAGTTAAAGATTAAGTCCAGCTCACACACCTGAGAGGAGGTACGAGGGCGGATATGCCGGTTAGTTTTACGATACAACATACATATGGGAATTGTCAGATTTAAAATGCTTGATATATTTCCAGTATAATGCCTTTGATTTAAGGCAccgttaaagcaacactatgcaacttCACCTCACCCTGAACACCTGTTTTAGTCTGATAGTCGCATCTtaaatcatcaataatcatcaGAATCGGGCACTGCATGTTCAAGAGTTATGCCAAACTGTAGATCAGTCCCATAGACTAACACTGATATTAAATACTACAATTATTAACACACAAATGATTGAAGTTCTTTCAAATTATAgtttaaaattgtgttaatgtaactTGTTAACTTCaagtggatttttatttttgatctgCACcgaattgcacacacacataaatatcagtcgcCGCCACTTTTCCCTtattatcaagatccatgaattcttcTCTAAGGAATCTACGAAAAGGTTGAAAACACTGTATATCGCAATTTTAAAGTAAGTATaaagattcctggatctgcaacaaAACAGGTTTGTCCTTGGGTAACGCCCTGACCCTTCCACCAGAGGTCATGGAAATCATTGGAATAGTTTAGCATAATCCTGCAGATAAGCACAGGCACAAAGAAAACCCTCCTTTGCGAAGAAGTCAAACCTAAGtaatttgtgtgttaacaactgaaaTAATCTTTTAAGGTGGAACAACaattttcagattttcagtGTAGAAGTCAGATAGAAGAGTATATCTCCAATATTTAGTGAGGATACTTAAAATATCATCAAATCTGAGCAGAGTTTGGTGAATTTGTTACAGCTGGAGCTCTCCTGGTTCAGGAAGCTGGGGATCGTGAGGATACGGAGGCCAAAATAGCTGATcaccatgtgtggctgcagagggcgctgttgctcggTCAAGTTGCATGGCATTGCTACCAGAGACTACAGTTGCATATTGAGTAAAATATTGTGAAACCATGAAATACATTGCCAAAGTActtgtccagcagctccacataACGATGAATAACCTCCAGGGCTAGCAGCTCATTCTCATCATTGTCTATGGCCAAGCAGAAATACAAGCTGGCATACCTGAGGGAAAAAGTGACATTATTATAAACCTGACAGCAGGTGAGACAAAGACACCTGCTGGCTAAGACATTGATTGACAGTCATCTAAACAAACATGCGGAGGCGGCATCCACCTCTTGTAAATGATTTTGAGGTCTTTCCAGTGTATGAAGTTACAGGAGCGGGGTTGCCGTGCCAACACCATGGTGGTCATGTCCCTGAtgatcttcctcttctctcgctCTGAAACCGTTGTGAACCACTTCTGCAGACGCAGCTTCCCCTGGCGactgaagagcagcaggaagcgCATCTaacgacacagacacacagacacacacagggatcagAGGGGCAGTCATTATACATGCACGGACTGTGGGGGGTGACTTGTATGAGTAAATACACAGTCTACACACGCAGTCATTCGGTAGGACATTAACTAccctctaaacacacacacacacacatgcatccaaGGGTCAAACCTGTGACTTGCTGTTGTCATGGCTCATTAAATAGTAactacactgacacacaaagggGAAAAAGAGACGAGGGTCAACAACTggtagaggaagaggtggaCGGATGTTTCCATTTTCACGATCTTCAAGCGAGTTGAGGAGTTGGGTTACGGATGTTTGGAGAATATGCTTCCGAGCATTGGAAATTCATTTGGCTACACATCAAGATGAACATTAACTCTCCATCATCTCCAAACCACACTGTCACACTGTTTCGTTTCACCTTCCTCTCATTGTTCACGTAAGAGAGGCTGGTAAGAGGCAGTGAGTTGGGGTTTTCACTCAGTGACATTTGTCCTTATCTAGATTGGTTGATGATATTTGTTATGCATCTTcagaaatgtgttattttgtggtgtataaataaaaatggcacACCTTGAATATCTGTGCATgatcttttaaataaataaagttatttaaaaatatttacagtTTCTGTAAATCACTTCATGTGCTCAAATAGCCTTTTGAGTGCATGATTCATTTTCAAAACTATTTTTAGATCATAATAAACAGGATGGAGCTCATTTATTGTGTTGCTGGGGCCATGATAATGTTATTCTTTAACTTTGTAACCACTTACAGCCCTTGCTCTTAACAAAATGAGGacatacatgtttttttttaatatgttcaCATTTGCTTATGTATCCTAAAAAACTGATGCAAGGTCAAAATGGATAAACAAGCATTCGTAAACCCAGACCAATATTTGAATACGCTGAAAATTATGATGATCCCACATTATGAGAATTTCGTTATTAGAGATCAAACACTGTGCAAAGGGTGTGACTATtgtacaaatataataataattatcataCATTTAGCAAATCCAAAGCACATTAACCTTTTTCAATAGATGCACATTTAAAAGTATATTAAACTCAGTTTTAGCCACCGATTCCTTTACGTTTTCTAAATAAGTTCAGTGTAATTCAATCGCCGATTGTGTTTCAGTCTGATTGTGTGGTCCTGCAGAGGAGATATCATGTGTCGAAGAGAGAACTTCCTGGTTAAATGAAAGGTCAAATAACAACAGAAGACACAACAGGAGGAATGTTGGAAGGGAACACATCTCACTGAAGAAAAGCAGCAGGCCCACACCCAGTGATTTAACACGCATCTCCCTGTTTGCATCCCCTGTGTCACAGGCAGCAGGCAAATTATGGACAGTGCTGAGCTGCTCCTCTCGACGGAGACTGACTGAACCTGTTctaccgaggggggggggggagatcgaACACCTCACTTCcgactggggggggggtgcaagtGGATGAtaagaaaataacagaaactCAGTAGAAACCAAACACAGCTGCTGTGGATCTGCCTGGCGAGGTGAACAGGCCCGAGGTGAACAGGAAGCGGAGCGGGGGAGCAGCGTGTAGCGCTAGCCACCTGAGAGCGAGCtgcaccaggtgtgaacaggtgaACACGAAACACCAACAAACACGTAAACAACTACTCACCATTGTTGACGTCGCAGTTCAAACCCGCACGCGACAGTAAAAGAATtataaaaactaattaaaatccaCTCTTGAACCCTCAGGAAAGGGTCGAATGGTCCGGACTCAACAACATGTCTACGCGTCGTCCACTCCAGGCACCAGCAGAGGTTGGGTTAACTCCGCCCTCCCGGGGAGCGGTGCCTGCAGGACCCGTCACCCAAATCAAACAACCACCTGGATTGGTCACAACCAGTCGGTCCTGTAACACACACCAGCCCATCCCAGCTCGTACAGATCAACCACGTGAGGGCTTGGGGcatttttaatgaatgaaaacTAACACCCCAGAACTTCTGAAAAGCCCAGACACTGGAGTGTTGTAGGTGTTGTAGCCACTCGAGGCCGATAGGGGGCAGCAGATGGCCCCTCTCCCCTGCCTCCCTGCTTCATGTGACACTGATCTGTCACAGTGCCTCACCAGCACCGACAAGTCTGAGAACTTCCCCCCCCCTGGTTCACTCtgataacatgtctgtgtacaggAATGCCATCTGGTTTCTGAACGGAGTCCACCACTACACAAGGTCAGTGCTGAGAACAGTCTCATAGAGAGAGATGCAATCAGGGAGATGCTTTGTGTGTTCCACTGTTTAGTCTCTATAGAGCCAGTCCAGCCTTTGGATTGTCTAAATGTAGAGTTCACTGTGTGCAAACTTGTATTTGATGTCACGTCTGTGACTTTAAAGGCTGCTTAACAGATGAATTATCAAATGTCTGGTCGCTGTATGGCACACATCAGCACACAAACCGGCCTTTATGTACAGTAACACAACCGTTTCATTGAGTCTTGAGGATGACACTCGCATCGCCCAGCTAAAAATGTGTCAAAGTTGTGATTTCACTATTCCTCTcttggatttgtgtgttttcctgtgtgtcTTCAGGAAGGGGTATGAGGCAGCTTCCAAGGACTTCCATCCCCAGCAGCTAGACGTGTCTGTCGTGGGACGGTCCTTCATGGTCACCGGAGCCAACAGTGGGATCGGCAGAGCGACAGCCATGGCAATAGCCAAGAGAGGTATAGGCCCACACATGCTGCTGGAGAGCTAAAGGGATAGATCacagagaaatgaaaattcagtctcaccactatgctggtggaggggtgggagaagtgtttgagtccacaaaccacttttcttcatttttcagtgaacagTATTGAAGCCATGGGTTCTCTTTCCAGGTGGGACCGTGCACATGGTGTGCAGGAAcaaacagaaagcagaggaggccAGGTTGGACATCGTCAATGAGTCTGGGAATACGGTGAGGGTTGTTTGAACATGGCTTAAAATATACAgggaatattttaatatatttatgcCATGCTTTATGAGAAAGACTTTTAATTGGGTATCCTAGGAGGTACACATCCATGTTGTGGACatgtcagagacacacaaagtgtGGGCGTTTGCAGAGGCCTTCAAGAAGCAGTATTCATCGTTGAACGTGTTGGTGCGTGTCCCCATCCTCATCACAAATCTTTTTACCAAACTAATCCAGATTGAGACTGATATGTTTGCTCTTAGTTACTTTTCACTCTCTGTCGTGGCAGATCAATAACGCAGGCTGCATGTTGCACAAGAGAGAGGTAAACGCTGAGGGACTGGAGAAGAACTTTGCCACCAACACTATGGGTGAGACATCATGGCTCGGTGTGGGGAATCAGTTTCCGGTATAAAATCAGGGCTTAAgcttttctccatctctccaggGGTTTACATCCTCACCCAGAGCCTCATACCACTTCTACAGAAGAGCCGGGACCCAAGAGTGGTGtgaacacatttacacacagctACAGTATACACAGGCCGAGTGTTGAAGTGCATCATGTGGACAGCACAAGGAAACTGTTGTCTGCTGTAAAGGGGCTGTTGTCTCAGCACACTGTggcctctcctctctgcctgtTAGATCACTGTGTCCTCGGGAGGTATGTTGGTCCAGAAGCTCCGAGCGGATGACTTGCAGTCAGAGAGGGGATCCTTTGATGGCGTCATGGTCTACTCCCAGAACAAGGTCAGAGCGGGAAATGTGATCAAGATAAggaggctttaaaaaaaatatattatgtgaCTCCGGATGTCACCTGATCTACAAATAATATCAGCGATGGGAATGTGGTGTTTCTTTTCAGAGACAGCAGGTGGTGCTGACACAACAGTGGGCCAAAGCCAACCCCACCATTCACTTCTCTGTGATGCACCCAGGCTGGGTGGATACACCAGGTACTAACTTAACACACAGGTGGAAGCAGGGTGTTGTTTTTGCCTCCGTCGGTGTGTacaaactatttaaatataGGTACACATGTGAACGAGGTATTTCTGCTTCTTACAGGTCTAGAGACACAAGCAAACACTTCAAACTTCAAATGAAATATGATCAAGTGGTACAAATGTTTCCGGATCAAATTCCTGGTGTCTTGCTGaatggagtttgcatgttctccagcttcctcccacagtctgaagacatgcagattggggttaggtttaTCGAGGACTCTAAACTGACTCTAGGTTGTGTGTTTACCCCTatgtcagctgtgattggctccagctgcCCCCGAGACTCTCAAGAGAATAAGCGTTgcagatttgtctttttttgcaaCCGATGACATTAGAgatacaatatacagctcatcATTCAT
It includes:
- the ap1s3b gene encoding AP-1 complex subunit sigma-3b isoform X2 encodes the protein MMRFLLLFSRQGKLRLQKWFTTVSEREKRKIIRDMTTMVLARQPRSCNFIHWKDLKIIYKRYASLYFCLAIDNDENELLALEVIHRYVELLDKYFGNVCELDLIFNFEKAYFILDEFLIGGEIQETSKQIVNRCIEASDMLQETMEEYMSKPAF
- the scg2b gene encoding secretogranin-2b, with protein sequence MLHFHHKLPAGGAVVLLAFLLHGCAVQAASLPRHFRLRGGESEGQPAAYPPSPDMMKALEYIENLKQRNGGRPEPADYDEVDKFKILLQLAAQQDESPGDRQPAPGAQRQDITAEQLMKALLKSLQDQAGREAKISPVSAPRNDRRTHRHRTKETEVPQSPPSEFSNFPRPHKKYPLMFEDEENTDASKRATEDLDEQYTPQSLANLRSIFEELGRMPTFGGQKRDLFGDDDDEEEDGFSLRSQAYEDVAGGEEWVPVEEREETEEMVNGSHEEMARALGEQEEAQREEMQRRANQNPEGAEDDTKLVDYYLLKVLEMSDQSQKRDNTGEQRKRLIRPSIVDPRTVKELLELSLKLHVPPQDLIDMLLTQELRKLHRDRPAPVRYTTSQTPKIRYYSRRLPVKSKPPVEDMDREDFLDIIGVETISNEYPVLQRPMKTSPSADRIPLVSKPPANSGPVKIPSAAGRRENMFLSELNKMPLKRQSDGANDEDEDDDEGGDVEDEVTTYLAAKILTEYPSNIAKRDTQAQLKGQFPYELYERAMKDYLGQADTALRPVAKRESEVATEERVMPTEVQGKEEISAKTSAPQTVSEEEEGHRDMTVAGM
- the dhrs12lb gene encoding dehydrogenase/reductase SDR family member 12 → MSVYRNAIWFLNGVHHYTRKGYEAASKDFHPQQLDVSVVGRSFMVTGANSGIGRATAMAIAKRGGTVHMVCRNKQKAEEARLDIVNESGNTEVHIHVVDMSETHKVWAFAEAFKKQYSSLNVLINNAGCMLHKREVNAEGLEKNFATNTMGVYILTQSLIPLLQKSRDPRVITVSSGGMLVQKLRADDLQSERGSFDGVMVYSQNKRQQVVLTQQWAKANPTIHFSVMHPGWVDTPAVSTSMPQFHQMMGQRLRNVEQGADTVVWLALSRAAARTCSGLLFQDRKPIAAHLPLAWTHSSPDDVQSFMTQLETLARAAQSQPDPEPQLPDGSLNPSTITTPQVI
- the ap1s3b gene encoding AP-1 complex subunit sigma-3b isoform X1; this encodes MMRFLLLFSRQGKLRLQKWFTTVSEREKRKIIRDMTTMVLARQPRSCNFIHWKDLKIIYKRYASLYFCLAIDNDENELLALEVIHRYVELLDKYFGNVCELDLIFNFEKAYFILDEFLIGGEIQETSKQIVNRCIEASDMLQEDDSSEWFEVELFGSP